Proteins encoded within one genomic window of Candidatus Fusobacterium pullicola:
- a CDS encoding IS1182 family transposase yields MSNLTNNNMYFNLIQPKIFNLLQYQISDDDPVRKLSAILEEMDFSILLQVFSYKTKVHPIRMFAIILYAYSRGIYSTRDIELACQENIKFRFLLQDSALLDHSTISRFLNKIEHLLPNLFEQFLKIIFEMENISTDTIYIDGTKIEAYSNRYSFVWRGSVEKYSSRLDKKIELLIENFNNDFNKNYESFLEICSYLSNINIKFVKGRGHRKFKEQKYFEKCMDYLEKYKRYSNHFINFRGRNSYSKTDIDATFMRMKDDYMRNGQLKPGYNLQIGVISEYICAYDVFPNPSDSKTLIPFLDKISALNLNIKNVVADAGYESINNYEYLEKNGYNSYIKPIYFEKSKTRKFKNDLNRVENLIYNSKENKLFRKDGFELNYLYSNKKGTIYYFFNSKTEKKVKYNARFRILSDKSKENISSEYGKRLRLNRSIQVEGAFAVLKEDMKLRKLKVRGKRSVLREIGIFCMGYNFNRYISRRIRNCKGTTLHPLKAV; encoded by the coding sequence ATGTCAAACCTAACTAATAATAACATGTATTTTAATTTAATTCAACCTAAAATTTTTAATCTTTTACAATATCAAATTTCTGATGATGACCCTGTAAGAAAACTTAGCGCCATTTTGGAGGAAATGGATTTTTCTATACTTTTGCAAGTATTTTCTTACAAAACTAAGGTGCATCCTATTAGAATGTTTGCTATCATTCTTTATGCTTATTCCAGAGGAATATATTCTACTAGAGATATTGAACTCGCGTGTCAGGAAAATATCAAATTTAGATTTCTTTTACAAGATTCGGCTCTTCTTGATCATTCTACTATTTCTAGATTTTTAAACAAAATTGAGCATTTACTTCCTAATTTGTTTGAACAATTTTTAAAAATAATTTTTGAAATGGAGAATATTTCTACTGATACCATATATATTGATGGAACTAAAATTGAGGCATATTCAAACAGATATTCTTTTGTTTGGAGAGGTTCTGTTGAAAAATATAGTTCAAGATTAGATAAAAAAATAGAACTTCTAATCGAAAATTTTAATAATGATTTTAATAAAAATTATGAAAGTTTCTTAGAAATTTGTTCCTATTTATCTAATATTAATATTAAATTTGTAAAAGGAAGAGGACATAGAAAGTTTAAAGAACAGAAATATTTTGAGAAATGTATGGATTATTTAGAAAAATATAAACGATATTCAAATCATTTTATTAATTTTCGCGGAAGAAATAGTTACTCTAAAACTGATATTGATGCTACATTTATGCGGATGAAAGATGATTACATGAGAAATGGGCAATTAAAACCTGGATATAATTTACAGATAGGAGTCATAAGTGAGTATATTTGTGCTTATGATGTTTTTCCAAATCCATCAGATTCAAAAACTTTAATTCCATTTCTTGATAAAATATCAGCTTTAAATTTAAATATAAAAAATGTAGTTGCTGATGCGGGATATGAAAGTATCAATAATTATGAATATTTAGAGAAAAATGGATATAATTCATATATAAAACCAATATATTTTGAAAAATCAAAAACAAGGAAATTTAAAAATGATTTAAACAGAGTTGAAAATTTAATTTACAATTCTAAAGAAAATAAACTTTTTAGAAAAGATGGTTTTGAATTAAATTATCTTTATTCGAATAAAAAAGGGACAATATATTATTTTTTTAATTCTAAAACAGAGAAAAAAGTAAAATACAATGCGAGATTCAGAATACTATCAGATAAATCAAAAGAAAATATTTCAAGCGAATATGGAAAACGTTTGAGATTAAATAGAAGTATTCAAGTTGAAGGAGCTTTCGCAGTTTTAAAAGAAGATATGAAATTGAGAAAGTTAAAAGTGCGAGGTAAAAGAAGTGTTTTAAGAGAGATAGGAATATTTTGTATGGGCTACAATTTTAATAGATACATAAGCCGAAGGATAAGAAACTGCAAAGGAACAACACTTCATCCATTGAAAGCAGTTTAA
- a CDS encoding sigma 54-interacting transcriptional regulator, which translates to MMLLKKIQNYIKQYVEVIANVLQCEVEIVDENLIRIAGTGYFEKNIEKKCEGLVYSFIFKTEKSQVIEDPRKNNLCIKCKDKEICTEELEISAPIFYKGKIVGVIGLVCFKKEDKERLIRNMNSYLKFTEQISDLISSKLFETEEEIDKRERVDILKNIINNYDKGLIILNENREIIDINSSAIEKLKIEENLEYSIKKVNLISKREKLDNEQVYILEIEGNRLNVQGKLFKLKSFMNKEYEIFLFDKIRKNRLKEMKEKDIEDVRTDIFNIIGNSKKIEEVRKMIKKIANSPSTILITGESGTGKELVAKAIHSCSDRVNDPFVAINCGAIPETLLESELFGYVRGAFSGASGEGRIGKFELANNGIIFLDEIGEMPLSLQVKLLRVLQERKIERLGSNKSIDLNIRVIAATNADLLSLIEQGKFRKDLYYRLNVLEIELPPLRERKEDIEILLESLIKKYSLSFNKSLLKVDSNLLKILKNYNWPGNIRELENIIEYLVNMQDEFGNLDNEVVVKIEEKLNKKQKTIERASFKVNNTLTLEAVEKEMIKESLKKYGTSREGKEMCAKELGIGIATLYRKIEKFKL; encoded by the coding sequence AGCTGGAACAGGATATTTTGAAAAAAATATAGAGAAAAAATGTGAAGGATTAGTATACTCTTTTATTTTTAAAACAGAGAAAAGTCAAGTGATAGAAGATCCAAGAAAAAATAATTTATGTATAAAATGTAAAGATAAAGAAATTTGTACTGAAGAGTTAGAAATATCTGCTCCAATATTTTATAAAGGAAAAATAGTTGGAGTTATTGGGTTAGTATGTTTCAAGAAGGAAGATAAAGAAAGATTAATAAGAAATATGAATTCTTACTTAAAATTTACTGAACAAATAAGTGATCTCATTTCAAGTAAACTTTTTGAAACTGAAGAAGAAATAGATAAAAGAGAGAGAGTAGATATTTTAAAAAATATTATTAATAATTATGATAAAGGTTTAATAATATTAAATGAAAATAGAGAAATTATAGATATTAATAGTAGCGCTATAGAGAAATTAAAAATTGAAGAAAATTTAGAATATTCCATAAAAAAAGTAAACTTAATATCTAAAAGAGAGAAATTAGATAATGAACAAGTATATATTTTAGAAATAGAAGGAAATAGATTAAATGTTCAAGGAAAATTATTTAAATTAAAGTCTTTTATGAATAAAGAGTATGAGATATTTTTATTTGATAAAATAAGAAAAAATAGATTAAAAGAGATGAAAGAAAAAGATATCGAAGATGTAAGAACAGATATATTTAATATAATTGGTAATAGCAAAAAAATAGAAGAAGTTAGAAAAATGATTAAGAAAATTGCTAACAGTCCATCAACTATTTTAATTACTGGAGAAAGCGGAACAGGAAAGGAATTAGTTGCAAAAGCTATACACAGTTGCAGTGATCGGGTAAATGATCCTTTTGTAGCTATTAACTGTGGTGCTATTCCAGAGACATTATTAGAAAGTGAATTATTTGGTTATGTAAGAGGAGCCTTTAGTGGAGCAAGTGGCGAAGGAAGAATAGGAAAATTTGAACTAGCTAATAATGGTATTATATTTTTAGATGAAATTGGAGAGATGCCACTTAGTTTACAGGTAAAACTTTTAAGAGTATTACAGGAGAGAAAGATAGAAAGATTAGGCTCAAATAAAAGTATAGATTTAAATATTAGGGTTATAGCTGCAACAAATGCTGATTTACTTTCTTTAATAGAACAAGGAAAATTTAGAAAAGATCTATATTATAGATTAAATGTTTTAGAAATTGAATTACCACCATTAAGAGAAAGAAAAGAGGATATTGAGATATTATTAGAAAGTTTGATAAAAAAATATAGTCTCTCTTTTAATAAAAGTTTATTGAAAGTTGATTCAAATTTATTAAAAATTTTAAAAAATTACAATTGGCCTGGGAATATTAGAGAACTTGAAAATATTATAGAATATTTAGTAAATATGCAAGATGAATTTGGCAATTTAGATAATGAAGTAGTAGTGAAGATAGAAGAAAAGCTTAATAAAAAACAAAAAACAATAGAAAGAGCCTCATTTAAAGTAAATAATACTTTGACTTTAGAAGCGGTAGAAAAAGAGATGATAAAAGAAAGTTTAAAAAAATATGGAACATCGAGGGAAGGAAAAGAGATGTGTGCTAAAGAACTAGGAATTGGAATAGCAACACTTTATAGAAAAATTGAAAAGTTTAAATTATAG
- a CDS encoding isoprenyl transferase → MEKQIPNHIAIIMDGNGRWAKKRGLPRTFGHKEGAGALRKIITHAAEIGVKYLTVYAFSTENWKRSQDEVNALMFLFKNYIKNEEKNIMENNIRFMVSGRKENVSKSLLEAIDNLQEKSKNNSGLTFNIAFNYGGRAEILDAVNRILRSGRTEITEEEFSKYLYNNIPDPELLIRTSGELRISNFLLWQIAYSEIYVTDTLWPDFDEEELDKAIESYNKRERRFGGVK, encoded by the coding sequence ATGGAAAAACAAATACCAAATCATATAGCTATAATTATGGATGGAAACGGAAGATGGGCAAAAAAAAGGGGACTTCCTAGAACCTTTGGTCATAAAGAGGGAGCAGGAGCATTGAGAAAAATAATAACTCATGCAGCTGAGATAGGAGTTAAATATCTTACTGTTTATGCCTTTTCAACAGAAAATTGGAAAAGGAGCCAAGATGAAGTAAATGCTTTAATGTTTCTATTCAAAAATTATATAAAGAATGAAGAGAAAAATATTATGGAAAATAATATTAGATTTATGGTTTCTGGAAGGAAAGAGAATGTGAGTAAATCACTGTTAGAAGCTATAGATAATCTTCAAGAAAAAAGTAAAAATAATAGTGGGCTTACTTTTAATATAGCTTTTAATTATGGGGGAAGAGCTGAGATATTAGATGCTGTGAATAGAATTTTAAGGTCAGGAAGAACAGAGATTACTGAGGAAGAATTTTCAAAGTATTTGTATAATAATATCCCAGATCCAGAACTTTTAATAAGGACAAGCGGGGAGTTAAGAATTTCAAACTTCTTATTGTGGCAAATAGCTTACTCTGAGATTTATGTTACAGATACTCTTTGGCCTGATTTTGATGAAGAAGAATTGGATAAAGCTATTGAGAGTTATAATAAAAGAGAGAGAAGATTTGGAGGAGTAAAATAA